Below is a window of Clostridium sp. JN-1 DNA.
TTAATTGTGTCGGGTATTTTTGCATATTATGCATATAAAAATCCTTATATAGGTACATCAATAATAGTTCCATTTTTGCATAAGTCATGGAATCTTGGAAGTATGTATATTCCATTTGTTATATTTTACTTTGCTGCTACAACAAATGCAGTCAACTTAACTGATGGATTAGATGGACTTGCAACGTCTGTTACACTTTTAGTTATGACATTCTTTGGACTTGTAAGTTTTGCAATGGGCCATTACACTTTGGCTATATTTTGTGCAGTTTTATCTGGGGCTTTACTAGGATTTTTAAAGTACAATGCTTTTCCCGCACAAGTATTTATGGGCGATACAGGTTCTCTAGCTTTGGGAGGAGCTGTGGCAACTACAGCATTGATACTAAAACTGCCATTACTGGTTATAATAGTAGGTGGAATATATGTTTTGGAAGCTTTATCCGTTTTAATTCAAGTAACTTCATTTAAACTAACAGGAAAAAGAGTATTTAAAATGAGTCCTATACATCATCACTTTGAACTATCGGGCTGGCATGAAACTAAGGTTGTTTCAATGTTTTGTATAGTTACTGTATTACTTTGCTTACTAGGATTCTTGTCACTATAATTTGTATTAAGTAGTTTTGATTGCCTAAGTTAGTAATTTTATTAGGAGGAAATAGGTATATTATGAAGATAAGTAAACCTACTATTAAAACTGGATCTATTGATTTTATATTATTTTCAACTATAATGCTTCTAGTTGCTATTGGAGTAGTTATGGTGTATAGTGCCAGTTCATATAGTGCTTTTTTTAATCCTAACATAAAGGACAGCACTTACTTTTTAAAGAAACAGGGAGCTGCAGCACTAATAGGTATGGTCTGTATGTTTGCAACTATAAAGATAGACTATCATAAGATAAAAAGGTATACTACAATACTTATGATAATAACTGCAGGATTGCTAGCAGTAGTTCTTGCATTTGAACCTGTAAATGGTGCTACTAGATGGATTCAGCTTGGTCCGCTTTCTTTTCAACCTTCTGAAATAGCAAAATACATTGTTGTAATATATATGGCAAAGAGTATACCTAAAAAGGGTGAAAAAATAAAAACACTGACTTATGGAATAGTTCCATATATTATAACTTCCGGATTTTATGCTGGAATGGTATTTGTAGAAAAAAATTTGAGTATTGCAGTAATAATAATGTTAGTTACTTTGATTATATTGTATATATCAGGAACTAAAACATCTCATATTCTTGGATTAATAGGTTTAGTCGCTTTGTGCGGCGCAGCAGGCATAATCTTCGAACCATATAGGATGGCAAGATTTACAAGTTTCCTTGATCCATGGAAAGATCCTAAAAAAGATGGATATCAATTAATTCAATCTCTTTTGG
It encodes the following:
- the mraY gene encoding phospho-N-acetylmuramoyl-pentapeptide-transferase, with the translated sequence MNKLIYSVLVAFFISLLEGPILIPLLHKLKFGQNIREEGPKSHMKKAGTPTMGGIIFILSTFIAMAIIVRKPSDEAMVVLYSFVAFGAIGAIDDFLKIYHKNNLGLRAYQKMLLILIVSGIFAYYAYKNPYIGTSIIVPFLHKSWNLGSMYIPFVIFYFAATTNAVNLTDGLDGLATSVTLLVMTFFGLVSFAMGHYTLAIFCAVLSGALLGFLKYNAFPAQVFMGDTGSLALGGAVATTALILKLPLLVIIVGGIYVLEALSVLIQVTSFKLTGKRVFKMSPIHHHFELSGWHETKVVSMFCIVTVLLCLLGFLSL
- the spoVE gene encoding stage V sporulation protein E, which encodes MKISKPTIKTGSIDFILFSTIMLLVAIGVVMVYSASSYSAFFNPNIKDSTYFLKKQGAAALIGMVCMFATIKIDYHKIKRYTTILMIITAGLLAVVLAFEPVNGATRWIQLGPLSFQPSEIAKYIVVIYMAKSIPKKGEKIKTLTYGIVPYIITSGFYAGMVFVEKNLSIAVIIMLVTLIILYISGTKTSHILGLIGLVALCGAAGIIFEPYRMARFTSFLDPWKDPKKDGYQLIQSLLALGSGGIWGVGLGKSRQKCYYIPEPHNDFIFSIIGEELGLIGCTLVVTLFVVFIWRGIVTAVKAKDAYGTLLAAGITSVISIQAIINIAVVTGAMPVTGVPLPFISYGGSSLVINLIAVGILLNISRQKTNT